The Sphingobium sp. JS3065 genome includes a region encoding these proteins:
- a CDS encoding DMT family transporter, with protein MDTPRSFAIPFAVCCLGVALFSVMDAAMKGLSLSIGLFNALFWRALAGSLLGLGLMLLTRQRWPNRAVLRLHLLRGAVVAVMASLFFWAIMRLPLAEAIALSFIAPLVALYLAALLLKEKIGRQAIGASLLGLVGVAVILFGRLQGDYDANALLGAGAVLVSAVLFAWNLILQRQQAQLASPIEVAFFQHIVMLGVFALFAGAARWMPVVPQVGSWALIVLSATLAFTSLAALAWAYARAEAQLLIPVEYTAFLWAAIIGWLVFGDRLALTTVIGALLIVAGCLITARTGSAEAAHVEPSVA; from the coding sequence ATGGATACGCCCCGCTCCTTCGCCATCCCCTTCGCGGTCTGTTGCCTGGGGGTCGCGCTGTTTTCCGTGATGGATGCGGCGATGAAGGGTTTGAGCCTCTCCATCGGCCTGTTCAACGCGCTGTTCTGGCGCGCGCTGGCGGGCAGCCTGCTGGGGCTGGGGCTGATGCTGCTGACGCGGCAGCGCTGGCCGAACCGGGCCGTGCTGCGGCTGCACCTGCTGCGCGGCGCGGTCGTCGCGGTGATGGCCAGCCTGTTCTTCTGGGCGATCATGCGGTTGCCGCTGGCCGAAGCCATCGCCCTGTCCTTCATCGCGCCGCTGGTCGCGCTCTATCTCGCCGCCCTGCTGCTGAAGGAAAAGATCGGGCGGCAGGCCATCGGCGCATCGCTGCTGGGGCTGGTCGGCGTGGCGGTGATCCTGTTCGGGCGCTTGCAGGGCGATTATGACGCGAATGCGCTGCTGGGCGCGGGCGCGGTGCTGGTTTCGGCGGTGCTGTTCGCCTGGAATCTCATCCTCCAGCGGCAACAGGCGCAACTGGCCTCTCCCATAGAGGTCGCCTTCTTCCAGCATATCGTGATGCTGGGCGTGTTCGCGCTCTTTGCCGGGGCCGCCCGATGGATGCCGGTCGTGCCGCAGGTCGGGTCATGGGCGTTGATCGTCCTTTCCGCGACCCTGGCCTTCACCTCGCTGGCCGCGCTCGCCTGGGCCTATGCGCGGGCAGAGGCGCAGCTTCTGATTCCGGTGGAATATACCGCCTTCCTCTGGGCCGCGATCATCGGCTGGCTGGTCTTTGGCGACCGGTTGGCCCTGACGACGGTCATTGGCGCGCTGCTGATCGTCGCGGGCTGCCTGATCACGGCCCGCACCGGTTCGGCCGAAGCGGCCCATGTCGAACCGTCCGTCGCCTGA
- the ispG gene encoding flavodoxin-dependent (E)-4-hydroxy-3-methylbut-2-enyl-diphosphate synthase, which yields MSDHNPGLRPWRDIARRQCRQIMVGNVPVGGGAPVTVQTMTNTPTDDVRATVDQIRRCEEVGVDIIRVSCPDEASTAALKQIVRAARVPIVADIHFHYKRALEAADAGAACLRINPGNIGSEARVKEVVDAAKSNGCSIRIGVNAGSLEKDLLEKYGEPCPEALVESALDHIKLLQDQDFHDYKVAVKASDVFLAVAAYMQLAEAVDCPLHLGITEAGGLIGGTVKSAIGIGNLLWAGIGDTIRVSLSAEPEEEVRVGYEILKSLGIRTRGVKVISCPSCARQGFDVIRTVQALEERLQHIHTPLSLSVLGCVVNGPGEARETDIGLTGGGAGKHMVYLSGLTDHTIQDEGMIDHIVQLVEAKAAEIEAATTDAGKAEAAE from the coding sequence ATGTCCGACCATAATCCCGGCCTGCGCCCCTGGCGCGACATCGCCCGCAGGCAATGTCGCCAGATCATGGTCGGCAATGTTCCGGTCGGCGGCGGCGCCCCGGTCACGGTGCAGACCATGACCAACACGCCGACCGATGACGTCAGGGCGACCGTCGACCAGATCCGCCGCTGCGAGGAGGTGGGCGTGGACATCATCCGCGTCTCCTGCCCCGACGAGGCGTCGACCGCAGCGCTCAAGCAGATCGTCCGCGCCGCCCGCGTCCCCATCGTCGCCGACATTCATTTCCACTATAAGCGCGCGCTGGAAGCCGCCGATGCGGGCGCGGCCTGCCTGCGCATCAACCCCGGCAATATCGGCAGCGAGGCGCGGGTGAAGGAAGTGGTCGACGCGGCCAAATCCAACGGCTGCTCGATCCGCATCGGGGTCAACGCCGGCAGCCTCGAAAAGGATCTGCTCGAAAAATATGGCGAGCCTTGCCCGGAAGCGCTGGTCGAAAGCGCGCTCGACCATATCAAGCTGCTCCAGGACCAGGATTTCCACGACTATAAGGTGGCGGTGAAGGCCAGCGACGTGTTCCTGGCCGTGGCCGCCTATATGCAGCTTGCCGAAGCGGTGGATTGCCCGCTGCATCTGGGCATTACCGAAGCGGGCGGCCTGATCGGCGGCACGGTGAAGAGCGCCATCGGCATCGGCAACCTGCTCTGGGCCGGGATCGGCGACACGATCCGCGTCTCCCTCTCCGCCGAGCCGGAAGAGGAAGTGCGGGTCGGTTACGAGATATTGAAGTCGCTGGGCATCCGCACCCGCGGCGTGAAGGTCATTTCCTGCCCCAGTTGCGCCCGCCAGGGCTTCGACGTAATCCGCACCGTGCAGGCGCTGGAGGAACGGCTCCAGCATATCCACACGCCCTTGTCGCTCTCTGTGCTCGGCTGCGTGGTGAACGGCCCCGGCGAAGCGCGGGAGACCGACATCGGCCTGACCGGCGGTGGCGCGGGCAAGCATATGGTCTATCTCTCCGGCCTGACCGATCATACGATTCAGGACGAAGGGATGATCGACCATATCGTTCAACTGGTGGAGGCCAAGGCGGCGGAGATCGAGGCGGCCACCACCGACGCCGGCAAGGCGGAAGCGGCGGAATAA
- a CDS encoding OmpP1/FadL family transporter, whose protein sequence is MPLRRPIIASLLLSGALAVPVPAFAGGFYLQEQSPKETGRALAGAGAAADDPSAIYFNPAAMTELPGVQTSIGGIALMASAHQANRGTYRTVPTLPGARLPVTGNDGGQPFEKVIPIPSLYVTAQATDRLWLGLGVNAPFGLKLDYDDGFFGRYDSLYTNLKTYNIQSSAAYKLNDNVSIGGGVDVQYVKATLTNALPQLSPLAPVDGFARLKGDDWTVGWNAGLFYTNGVTNVGLSYRSGVKHKLTGTQSISGLLGPIATANADLAASAPLDLPDIVTVGFMHRLTPRLRAMISGRWYNWSKFKGIAITSAAGTSNKELDYKDSYSVSLGGEYDVSPALTLRAGTMFDRSPTNPQHLTTRVPDGDRTWLSAGATYNISPAFALNLSYAHNFVEKANIIRPDSYYPAPATVTATTLSQTSGNADQIGASLTARF, encoded by the coding sequence ATGCCTTTGCGCCGTCCCATCATCGCCAGTCTGTTGCTATCGGGTGCATTGGCGGTGCCTGTTCCGGCTTTTGCGGGCGGATTCTACCTGCAGGAACAGTCGCCCAAGGAAACCGGCCGCGCGCTCGCCGGGGCGGGCGCGGCGGCGGATGATCCGTCCGCCATCTATTTCAACCCCGCCGCCATGACGGAGTTGCCGGGCGTCCAGACCTCCATCGGCGGCATCGCGCTGATGGCGTCGGCGCATCAGGCCAATCGCGGCACCTATCGCACCGTCCCGACCCTGCCCGGCGCTCGGCTGCCGGTGACGGGCAATGACGGCGGCCAGCCGTTCGAAAAGGTCATCCCTATCCCCAGTCTCTATGTGACGGCGCAGGCGACCGACCGGCTGTGGCTGGGCCTGGGCGTCAACGCGCCCTTCGGCCTGAAGCTGGACTATGACGACGGCTTTTTCGGCCGCTATGACTCGCTCTACACCAACCTCAAAACCTATAATATCCAGTCCAGCGCCGCCTATAAGCTGAACGACAATGTCTCCATCGGCGGCGGCGTCGACGTGCAATATGTGAAGGCGACGCTGACCAACGCCCTGCCGCAGCTTTCGCCCCTGGCCCCGGTCGACGGCTTCGCCCGGTTGAAGGGCGACGACTGGACGGTCGGCTGGAATGCGGGCCTGTTCTACACCAACGGCGTCACCAATGTCGGCCTGTCCTACCGCTCTGGCGTCAAGCACAAGCTGACCGGCACGCAGAGCATTTCCGGTCTTCTTGGCCCCATCGCCACGGCCAATGCCGATCTCGCCGCCTCCGCGCCGCTCGACCTGCCCGATATCGTGACGGTCGGCTTCATGCACCGCCTGACGCCCAGGCTGCGCGCCATGATCAGCGGCCGCTGGTACAATTGGTCGAAGTTCAAGGGCATCGCCATCACCTCCGCAGCCGGGACCAGCAACAAGGAACTGGATTACAAGGACAGCTACAGCGTCAGCCTGGGCGGCGAATATGATGTCAGCCCGGCCCTGACCCTGCGCGCCGGCACGATGTTCGACCGCTCGCCCACCAATCCGCAGCATCTGACGACGCGGGTTCCCGACGGCGACCGCACATGGCTGTCGGCTGGCGCGACCTACAATATCTCGCCCGCCTTCGCGCTGAACCTCAGCTACGCGCATAATTTCGTGGAAAAGGCGAACATCATCCGTCCGGACAGCTATTATCCCGCCCCCGCGACGGTGACGGCGACCACCCTGTCGCAGACCAGCGGCAATGCGGACCAGATCGGCGCGTCGCTCACCGCACGCTTTTGA
- the pgmG gene encoding phosphoglucomutase/phosphomannomutase PgmG has protein sequence MAHRFHPTLLREYDIRGVVGQTLGEADAYAVGRSFGTVVKRAGGSRVAVGYDGRLSSPALEQAVVQGLQDSGADVVRIGLGPTPMLYYAEAVLDVDGGIQITGSHNPTDHNGFKLVLGHNAFFGPDIANLGAMAAAGDWIEAGSEGRGRVGTVAIMDRYAARLVEGFDGAAWRIGWDAGNGAAGPVVDKLVKLLPGEHHVLFTQIDGHFPHHHPDPTVEANLADLKALVRSKKLDFGMAFDGDGDRIGVVDGRGRVIWGDQLLGIFAELVLKNRPNATIVADVKASQALFDRIAALGGQPLMWKTGHSLIKSKMKEIAAPLGGEMTGHIFFADEYYGFDDGLYAAVRLIRGLTRLRRSVTALRDEMPDMANTPEIRFPVEESRKFAVVDEVRARLAAAGATVDQTDGLRVSTADGWWLLRASNTQDSLVVRAEAKDAPSLERLITAIDAQLADSGVIRP, from the coding sequence ATGGCCCATCGCTTCCATCCCACGCTCCTGCGCGAATATGACATTCGCGGGGTGGTCGGGCAGACTCTGGGAGAGGCGGATGCCTATGCCGTCGGGCGCAGTTTCGGGACCGTCGTCAAACGGGCGGGCGGATCAAGGGTCGCGGTCGGCTATGACGGGCGGCTGAGTTCCCCGGCGCTGGAACAGGCCGTCGTGCAGGGCCTTCAGGATTCGGGCGCCGATGTCGTGCGCATAGGCCTCGGCCCGACGCCCATGCTCTATTATGCCGAAGCGGTCCTGGATGTGGACGGCGGCATTCAGATAACCGGCAGCCACAATCCCACCGACCATAATGGCTTCAAGCTGGTGCTTGGCCATAATGCCTTTTTTGGGCCGGACATCGCGAATCTGGGGGCCATGGCTGCGGCTGGCGACTGGATCGAGGCCGGGAGCGAAGGCAGGGGCCGGGTCGGGACCGTCGCCATCATGGACCGCTATGCCGCCCGGCTGGTGGAGGGATTCGACGGCGCCGCCTGGCGCATCGGCTGGGACGCGGGCAACGGCGCCGCCGGTCCTGTGGTGGACAAGCTCGTCAAGCTCCTGCCAGGTGAGCATCATGTGCTTTTCACCCAGATAGACGGACATTTTCCCCATCATCACCCCGATCCCACTGTCGAGGCGAATCTGGCCGACCTGAAGGCGCTTGTCCGCTCCAAGAAGCTCGATTTCGGAATGGCTTTCGACGGGGACGGCGACCGGATCGGCGTGGTCGACGGCAGGGGCCGGGTGATCTGGGGCGACCAGTTGCTCGGCATCTTCGCCGAACTGGTGCTGAAAAACCGCCCGAATGCGACGATCGTCGCGGATGTGAAGGCCAGCCAGGCCTTGTTCGACCGCATCGCCGCGCTGGGCGGACAGCCGCTGATGTGGAAGACCGGCCACAGCCTCATCAAGTCCAAAATGAAGGAGATTGCCGCGCCGCTGGGCGGGGAGATGACCGGCCATATCTTCTTCGCGGACGAATATTACGGCTTTGACGACGGGCTTTATGCGGCGGTGCGCCTGATCCGGGGTCTGACCCGGCTGCGCCGCAGCGTCACCGCCCTGCGCGACGAAATGCCGGACATGGCCAACACGCCGGAAATCCGCTTTCCGGTGGAAGAGAGCCGCAAATTCGCCGTGGTGGATGAAGTGCGCGCCCGACTGGCGGCGGCCGGGGCGACGGTCGATCAAACCGACGGTCTGCGGGTGAGCACCGCCGATGGCTGGTGGTTGCTGCGTGCCTCCAACACGCAGGATTCGCTCGTTGTACGGGCCGAGGCGAAGGATGCGCCGTCGCTGGAGCGGCTGATCACGGCCATCGACGCGCAATTGGCCGATTCGGGCGTGATTCGGCCCTGA
- a CDS encoding DnaJ domain-containing protein produces the protein MGLLALALIGLAAWLIWTGRLQRMSAKDGMALGAALVGAVVAAKGKTLLGAPLLLGATWFFFARSWPRKAKARPGKPVPQAAAPQAVIEARKLLGVGPDADARAIRAAHRRLIASVHPDKGGTEALAAQINAARDLLIRETAPRD, from the coding sequence ATGGGTCTGCTCGCCTTGGCTTTGATCGGGCTTGCGGCCTGGCTCATCTGGACGGGACGGTTGCAACGCATGAGCGCGAAGGATGGCATGGCGCTGGGCGCCGCCCTGGTGGGCGCGGTCGTGGCCGCCAAGGGCAAGACCTTGCTGGGCGCGCCGTTGCTGCTGGGCGCCACCTGGTTCTTCTTCGCCCGGAGCTGGCCGCGCAAGGCGAAGGCCAGGCCGGGCAAGCCTGTCCCGCAGGCCGCCGCGCCCCAGGCGGTGATCGAGGCCCGCAAGTTGCTGGGCGTCGGGCCGGATGCGGACGCCCGCGCCATCCGCGCCGCGCATCGCCGTCTCATCGCCTCGGTCCATCCGGACAAGGGCGGCACCGAAGCGCTGGCGGCCCAGATCAATGCGGCCCGCGACCTGCTGATCAGGGAAACCGCGCCGCGCGACTGA
- a CDS encoding division plane positioning ATPase MipZ, which produces MANAQTHHIVFANEKGGTGKSTTAVHTAIALTALGNRVGMIDLDPRQRTITRYMENRAETARRRGIDLPTPDFAVFNGDSVQALEEQAAAMAEGKDFLVIDTPGRDDDYARHMAARAHTLVTPMNDSFVDFDLIGQVDAETFKVKRLSFYSELIFEARKTRAKADGITIDWVVLRNRVQHHDARNKKRVGDALMELSRRVGFRVIPGLSERVIFRELFPSGLTLLDKGHLGELGVSHIAARQELREMVSGLALPSRIETAPLDLLGAA; this is translated from the coding sequence ATGGCGAACGCCCAAACGCACCATATCGTCTTCGCCAATGAGAAGGGCGGAACCGGCAAGTCGACGACCGCCGTGCACACGGCCATCGCGCTGACGGCATTGGGGAACCGCGTCGGCATGATCGACCTCGACCCGCGCCAGCGCACCATCACCCGCTATATGGAGAACCGGGCAGAGACCGCCCGCCGCCGCGGCATCGACCTGCCGACTCCGGACTTCGCCGTGTTCAACGGCGACAGCGTCCAGGCGCTGGAGGAACAGGCCGCCGCCATGGCGGAGGGCAAGGATTTCCTGGTCATCGACACGCCCGGCCGCGACGACGATTATGCCCGCCACATGGCCGCCCGCGCCCATACGCTGGTGACGCCGATGAACGACAGTTTCGTCGATTTCGACCTGATCGGCCAGGTGGACGCCGAAACCTTCAAGGTGAAGCGACTCTCCTTCTATTCGGAACTGATTTTCGAGGCGCGCAAGACCCGCGCCAAGGCGGACGGCATCACCATCGACTGGGTGGTGCTGCGCAACCGCGTCCAGCATCATGACGCCCGCAACAAGAAGCGCGTGGGCGACGCGCTGATGGAACTGTCCCGCCGCGTCGGTTTTCGCGTGATTCCGGGCCTTTCGGAACGGGTGATCTTCCGCGAACTCTTCCCGTCGGGCCTGACCCTGCTGGACAAGGGGCATCTGGGCGAACTGGGCGTCAGCCACATCGCCGCGCGGCAGGAATTGCGGGAGATGGTGTCGGGCCTCGCCCTTCCATCCCGGATCGAGACCGCGCCGCTGGATCTGCTCGGCGCGGCCTGA
- the panC gene encoding pantoate--beta-alanine ligase, whose translation MQTLRDLPSLRAAVDALKSDGKPLALVPTMGALHDGHMALVEEARRHAGHVAVSIFVNPRQFGVNEDLDAYPRREAKDAQMLQAAGVDILWAPTVDVMYPAGYATNISVSGVTEGLDGAARPGHFDGVATVVTKLFNQVRPDVALFGEKDYQQLAVIRQMVRDLDVPIEIIGVPTQRAEDGLALSSRNAYLSEQERKDALALPRALGEAARQMEKGATVESAIAKAIALLAAHGFDPIDYVTLCDAVTLEPMTVLDRPARLLGAAKLGKTRLIDNIPVDPI comes from the coding sequence GTGCAAACCCTCCGTGACCTGCCTTCGCTGCGCGCCGCCGTCGATGCGCTGAAAAGCGACGGAAAACCGCTGGCTCTGGTGCCTACCATGGGCGCGCTGCATGACGGGCATATGGCGCTGGTGGAGGAAGCGCGGCGCCATGCGGGGCATGTGGCGGTGTCGATCTTCGTCAATCCGCGCCAGTTCGGGGTGAATGAGGATCTGGACGCCTATCCCCGGCGGGAGGCGAAGGACGCGCAGATGCTGCAGGCGGCCGGAGTCGACATTCTCTGGGCGCCGACGGTCGATGTCATGTACCCGGCGGGCTATGCCACCAATATTTCGGTGTCCGGCGTGACCGAGGGGCTGGATGGCGCGGCCCGGCCCGGCCATTTCGACGGCGTGGCGACGGTGGTGACGAAGCTGTTCAACCAGGTCCGCCCGGATGTCGCCCTGTTCGGGGAGAAGGATTATCAGCAGCTCGCCGTGATCCGGCAGATGGTGCGCGATCTGGATGTTCCCATCGAGATTATCGGCGTGCCCACCCAGCGGGCCGAGGATGGATTGGCGCTGTCGTCGCGCAACGCCTATCTGTCGGAGCAGGAGCGCAAGGATGCGCTCGCCCTGCCCCGTGCGCTGGGCGAAGCCGCGCGGCAGATGGAAAAGGGGGCGACCGTCGAGTCTGCCATCGCCAAGGCTATCGCCCTGCTCGCGGCGCATGGTTTCGATCCCATCGATTATGTGACGCTGTGCGACGCGGTGACTCTGGAACCGATGACCGTGCTGGACCGCCCGGCAAGGCTGCTGGGCGCGGCGAAGCTGGGCAAGACGCGGCTGATCGACAATATTCCGGTTGATCCGATTTAA
- a CDS encoding CopD family protein yields MPYLGAAYLWVKAAHVIFVIFLMAGLFMMPRFFVYHQQCPGGSDEDKKWIDRERRLLKIILNPSLVLVWVFGLMLMVEIGAWHFGWFHLKLLFVLGLSGYHGWIAGYAKKLARGLRPLSERRLRLLNEIPGIAAAVIVIAVIVKPF; encoded by the coding sequence ATGCCTTATCTGGGAGCAGCCTATTTGTGGGTCAAAGCCGCGCATGTCATCTTCGTCATCTTCCTGATGGCGGGCCTGTTCATGATGCCGCGCTTCTTCGTCTATCACCAGCAATGCCCGGGGGGATCTGACGAGGACAAAAAGTGGATCGACCGGGAACGGCGGCTGCTCAAGATCATCCTGAACCCGTCGCTGGTTTTGGTCTGGGTCTTTGGCCTGATGCTGATGGTGGAGATCGGCGCCTGGCATTTCGGCTGGTTCCACCTGAAACTGCTCTTCGTTCTGGGCCTGTCGGGCTATCATGGCTGGATCGCGGGCTATGCGAAGAAGCTCGCAAGGGGCCTGCGCCCGCTCAGCGAAAGGCGGTTGCGGCTGCTGAACGAGATTCCCGGAATCGCCGCCGCCGTCATCGTGATCGCGGTGATCGTGAAGCCGTTTTAA
- the hemE gene encoding uroporphyrinogen decarboxylase, giving the protein MTGSDAGLSNGLTPKPLLSVLKGACPAVPPLWLMRQAGRYLPEYRALRAEKGGFLELVYDSAAAAEVTLQPLRRFGFDGAILFSDILIVPYAMGQNLWFEAGEGPRLAPILAETDLSALKPDFSRYEAVYETVRQVKAALDPNVTFLGFAGSPWTIATYMVAGQGSKDQGAARRMAYQQPEKFGAIIDAIVDATVVYLSGQIEAGVEAVQLFDSWAGSLAPLEFERWVIRPNRRIVERLKAIHPDIPVIGFPKGAGAKLADYAAGTGVDAIGVDETVDPHWANRVLPQGLPVQGNLDPLALIAGGVAVEEAVDNIRAAFAGRPHIFNLGHGILPDTPIDHVEALLSYVRTAGD; this is encoded by the coding sequence ATGACGGGATCCGATGCCGGCCTTTCGAACGGCCTAACGCCCAAGCCCTTGCTTTCGGTCCTGAAGGGCGCTTGCCCCGCTGTGCCGCCCCTATGGCTCATGCGCCAGGCGGGGCGCTATCTTCCCGAATATCGCGCCTTGCGGGCGGAAAAGGGCGGATTCCTCGAACTGGTCTATGACAGCGCGGCGGCCGCCGAAGTGACTCTCCAACCGCTTCGCCGCTTCGGTTTCGACGGGGCGATCCTGTTCTCCGACATATTGATCGTGCCCTATGCCATGGGCCAGAATCTCTGGTTCGAGGCCGGGGAAGGCCCGCGCCTGGCGCCGATCCTGGCCGAAACCGACCTGTCGGCCCTGAAACCCGATTTCAGCCGCTATGAGGCGGTGTATGAGACGGTCCGGCAGGTGAAGGCCGCGCTGGACCCGAATGTGACCTTCCTGGGCTTTGCAGGCAGCCCCTGGACCATCGCCACCTATATGGTCGCGGGTCAGGGCAGCAAGGACCAGGGCGCCGCCCGCCGCATGGCCTATCAACAGCCTGAAAAGTTCGGCGCGATCATCGACGCGATCGTCGATGCGACGGTGGTCTATCTCTCCGGCCAGATCGAGGCCGGGGTCGAAGCCGTGCAGCTTTTCGACAGTTGGGCGGGTAGCCTGGCCCCGCTGGAGTTCGAGCGCTGGGTGATCCGGCCCAACCGGCGGATCGTGGAGAGGTTGAAGGCGATCCATCCGGACATTCCGGTGATCGGCTTCCCCAAGGGCGCGGGGGCGAAACTGGCCGATTATGCGGCCGGGACCGGCGTCGATGCGATCGGCGTCGACGAGACGGTCGATCCGCACTGGGCCAATCGCGTGTTGCCGCAGGGGCTGCCGGTGCAGGGGAATCTCGATCCGCTGGCGCTGATCGCCGGGGGCGTCGCGGTGGAAGAGGCCGTCGACAACATCCGCGCCGCCTTTGCCGGGCGGCCGCATATCTTCAACCTGGGCCACGGCATTCTCCCCGACACCCCCATTGATCATGTCGAAGCGCTGCTTAGCTATGTGCGGACAGCGGGAGACTGA
- a CDS encoding pyruvate, water dikinase regulatory protein — protein MSRIHLHLLSDSTGETLENIAKAAIGAFENVEAVRHFWPMVRSDVHLDRIMEEIAANPGLVLFTLSNHQLRRRLETRCRALGLPHVAALDSVTDALSNILGQETRNRPGRKHILDEAYFARIEAIQFTIAHDDGVGHENWEEADIVLAGVSRASKTPTSIYLANRGYKTANIPLVIQSPPPQALYVLKHPMVVGLTVSPERLVQIRRNRLLSLNQAPETSYVNLDKVQEELAFARRMFADNGWPVIDMTRRSIEEAAAAIINLFNDRVLAEGA, from the coding sequence ATGTCTCGCATCCATCTCCACCTGCTATCGGACTCCACCGGCGAAACCCTGGAAAACATCGCCAAGGCAGCGATCGGCGCGTTCGAAAATGTCGAGGCGGTGCGCCATTTCTGGCCGATGGTGCGGTCCGACGTCCATCTCGACCGGATCATGGAGGAGATCGCCGCCAATCCGGGGTTGGTGCTGTTCACCCTGTCCAACCACCAGTTGCGGCGGCGGCTGGAGACGCGCTGCCGGGCGCTGGGCCTGCCCCATGTCGCGGCGCTGGACAGCGTGACCGACGCGCTGTCCAACATATTGGGGCAGGAAACCCGCAACCGGCCGGGCCGCAAGCATATATTGGACGAAGCCTATTTCGCTCGGATCGAGGCGATCCAGTTCACCATCGCCCATGATGACGGCGTGGGGCATGAAAATTGGGAGGAGGCCGATATCGTGCTGGCGGGCGTTTCCCGCGCCTCCAAAACGCCAACCTCCATCTATCTCGCCAATCGCGGGTACAAGACCGCCAATATCCCGCTGGTGATCCAGTCGCCGCCGCCGCAAGCGCTTTATGTGCTGAAGCATCCGATGGTGGTGGGGCTGACCGTCAGCCCGGAACGGCTGGTGCAGATCCGCCGCAACCGGCTGCTGTCGCTGAACCAGGCGCCCGAAACCAGCTATGTCAATCTGGACAAGGTGCAGGAGGAACTGGCCTTCGCCCGGCGCATGTTCGCGGACAATGGCTGGCCGGTGATCGACATGACCCGCCGGTCCATCGAGGAAGCCGCCGCCGCCATCATCAACCTGTTCAACGACCGCGTGCTGGCGGAAGGAGCCTGA
- a CDS encoding Maf family protein has translation MIVLASQSASRRALLEAARVPFEALSPGVDEEAAKEALRADGLDARQLADALAELKALRVSRRVPGGLVLGCDQTLSLEDGAMIDKAVDRADAERILKLLSGRVHHLHSAAVIALNGEPIWRHIERVRMTVRPLSDAFIAQYLDGDWEECRWCVGCYRIEGPGAQIFARVEGSQFAIQGLPLLPLLDFLRVRGVLAS, from the coding sequence ATGATCGTGCTGGCATCGCAAAGCGCGAGCCGCCGGGCGCTGCTGGAAGCGGCGCGGGTGCCGTTCGAGGCGCTGTCGCCCGGCGTCGATGAGGAAGCGGCGAAGGAAGCGCTGCGCGCCGACGGGCTGGATGCGCGGCAACTGGCCGACGCGCTGGCGGAGTTGAAGGCGCTGCGCGTGTCGCGCCGGGTGCCGGGCGGGCTGGTGCTGGGGTGCGACCAGACTCTCAGTCTGGAAGACGGCGCGATGATCGACAAGGCGGTCGACCGCGCCGATGCCGAACGCATATTGAAGCTGCTGTCGGGCCGGGTGCATCATCTGCACAGCGCGGCGGTGATTGCGCTCAACGGCGAGCCGATCTGGCGGCATATCGAGCGGGTGCGGATGACGGTGCGGCCCTTGTCGGACGCCTTCATCGCCCAATATCTCGACGGCGATTGGGAAGAATGCCGCTGGTGCGTCGGCTGTTACCGGATCGAGGGGCCGGGCGCGCAGATTTTCGCCAGGGTGGAGGGCAGCCAGTTCGCGATCCAGGGCCTGCCCCTGCTGCCTCTGCTTGACTTTTTGCGTGTCCGGGGCGTTCTGGCGTCATGA